The DNA segment taaaatgtaccttttctgtCTGACTGAACTGAACAGGCTTAGTGAAAACTGGACTCCTACCTATGGCAGCATGTACAGTCTAGTTCTGAAGTGAGCAGTTCTCGAGTGCTTCATTATGGATCCAGTTTTGTTTGTTTCCACAATTCTGTTATGCCTACTTCTTTTAATGTCCAAAGATTTACTATAACTTTAAAACAAGTTTCTTTTGAAGACTTTTCTTAAAATCGACTTATTTGATGTATAAGCAGAAGTGAAAGGCTGCAGTGGATGTGCCGTTTCATAGAGGAGGGACAAGTGGTATTACAAATCTGAGCGTGTGTCAAAGGCAGTGGCTGGACGATATGAGAATGGGCTTTTGTCTCAATGGCAGACCCCGAGTTAAAGGACTGGACTTATGACCCACAACTCTGCATGTACAGTGCTGCTCTAGAATTACTTGACTTTATGtacttttgttttgcttcttttcagtttTCAATGTTGGGTTGAAAACCGTTTGTGTCATAATGGAAtggctttttttctttcatttttttttgtcttacattttaaatgattacataccatttattttgcattttgaataAAATGACCTACAGGCCTGGTATCTTTAATGGCTGCATTCTTTCTCGTGTTTGTTTCATTACCTGTGCTGGTGCCAAAACAGAAACCAACTCCATAAAGTTAGTTCACAAATTATATCTTGgagtggcatggtggtgtagtgcaTAGCTAGCCCTACAGCTTTCACATTCCAGCTACAGATCAAAATCAAAAGTGTGCTGCTCCACTGTTCCACTAATTAGAAGGGGATCAAAAAAGTTTCTACCTGAAATGAGTGTTCAATGGTGCTGATTGGTCAGAGATGAACTATTCTGTATTAAGATATGTGAATTACAAGGTTCGAGCATTTGTGGGTTATAGTGggtgttgtttattgatgaaccAAATCGTACAAAATAAATTCCAACATAGTGTCTCATGTTCTAATTGAATGTCTAAAGGTAGAGAACAGTCCGACTCAGTCAGTTCATTCTTGACTAATCAGTTTAGCAGGATCAAAGCTATGGAACTGTGCTATTGCAGGACACCTCCTGAAGACGAGCCAAAGtctggcccatctttaacttggaTAACAGAAGAAAATGTTCCATCTTGGAGTGATATATAATGAAGAATCAAAGTAACAATGTGTGACATGGCAGACACTATGGGGATTTGATTTGGGCCCGCTGAATTCATTCATGAGCAATTAACAACTGAACAAGGGTGTGCACATTGTGCGAGTCCTGAACTGGAGCAATGGATACTGTGAGACTTCAAACTATGAATTAATTTGGACAGAGAAATTTAAGAAGCATTTCATAACTGGTAATGCAATGTGAATTTGTCACCATGACTTAGGGTCCAAACAGGAACATGGAGAATCTGCACCAGCCAAGAAATTCAAGAATTAAGCCAGTGCCTGGACCATGTTTTAATGATCTTGACAGTGTACTCCAAAGTGATTATGTGCCCACTAAAGGACCACATAACCAAGTGATATCACATGGATTTGCTTTGGTAGCTGTAGCAgtcaaaaagataaaaactgGAACATTAGTAAGCCATCCTCCTCTGCTTCATGACAATGTCCATGCTTACCAACTGTAGGTTCAATGAGATGCCACAGTTGCTCTGTTACCCAGAACAAGCCCCTTGTGACTGCCACAGATTCCACCTCCTGAACATGTCAGGTTGGCTACAGACAAGGGTTTGCACAAGTAAAAGATGCTCACTGAAGCTTCTCTTAATAGAAGTCTTTTCATTGCCTCTTGTATCCACCATGACATTTAGATACATATGCTGACAATTACTTGCATGACATTTTAATGGATGCTTTAGTTTGGCTTATCAGACTATTTGTTGAACATTGGCTACAAACAGTGTACCCTGCAACTGACTGGCATCCATTACACATTCAGCTTCTTCCTTGAACCAAATCCCAGCACCTTGTTACTGACAAGTCAAGAAAATGAATTGATTTACCATTATGATAAATGATCATATGAAAGGCTCAAAGTTATCTTTCAGAAGTACTAATTCTTAAGATTGTGTAGTAATCTGCACCAGTTAGAGGTTAATTCACATTTGCtaataatgtaatatacacaAGTATCAAAGTATACACAACAATCAGCATGTTTGTCATCTCCTCCATATATAACATTTcacaagtttcaaaggcttttattgacaattacattaagtttatgcaaacagtcaatatttgcagtgttgttcCTTCTTTCTCAAGatctctgcaatttgccctggcatgctgtcaatcaacttctgggccaaatcctgacagatggcagcccattcttgcataatcaatgcttggagtttgtcagaatttgtgggtttttgtttgtccacccgtctCTTGAGGATTGATCACAAGTTCTCAAttgggagtttcctggccacagacccaaaatttcaatgttttgttgcCCGCGACACTTAGTTAttacttttgcctgatggcacggtattccatcatgctggaaaaggcactgttcatcaccaaactgttcttggatggttgggagaagttgcttttggaggatgttttggtgccattctttattcatggctgtgtttttAGGCATTGAGAGTGAGCCCAcccccttggctgagaagcaaccccacacatgaatggtctcaggatgctttactgttggcatgacacaggactacTGGTAACACCTTTTCTTCTGTGGAAAATctttttccagatgccccaaacaatcagaaaataCTTTTCCCCCactcctcagcagtccaatccctgtacctttttcAGAATATTAGTCTGTCCCTGatatttttcttggagagaagtggcttctttgctgccctttttGACACCAGggcatcctccaaaagtcttcacctgcctgctgccattcctgaagctctgcactggtggtgccctgatCCTGCAGCTGAATCATCTTTAGGAGACGggcctggcgcttgctggacttttttcacaacagcagtggaaatgggttttttggcATTAAGTTCATGGccaagagggactttgcaattcatttgatcactcttcataacattctggggtatatgcaaattgcagtcataaaaactgaggcagcaaactttgtgaaaattaatatttgtatcatcctcaaaacttttggccacgactgtatatgACAGTTTGGAGCACCTTACTTGCAACTCCTCACAATGAAATCTACATTGAGTTTCAACCAACCAACTAATTtagaactaaaaaacaaaaaccacaccGCATAAAACACTGGCcattttttattcaaaacattTCTGGGGATGGAAGGGGGGGGTCCTAatgatatacaaaaagaaaaaaaaaaaagaaagatttgtcAGCCAAATCAACTTTTTCCTGGTGGTCCTGCTTTAATATGGCCGAATGCGCCCTGGAGGTGGTGGCGCCCTGTTTGGTAAGGTTATTGCAATATCCAAATAGTCCCCAATCTGAAATCGTTGTGACTGCAATGTCATGGAGTCATCTGTGCCTTTTCTTCCAGAAATTGTACTGCCAATCTCTTTAACTCTGGAAATAAAAGAAGACATCCACAAAATTATTCAAGTCAAGCAAAGTTGCAGAACGGCAAACGTGATGAAGGCTGGACTCAGCCCCGCGGTTTGCTCCAGTCACCACCGCAGCTCGCACAGGCAGCACATAATGGCGTGCTCAGCTCTGATGGCATTTACTTGTATTAGGGTGGTCTGTCTGTCCGATAGACAAAtagggaaaaaatacaaaatatacaagttgtagTGACCTCCAAGGGAAATTTGACAAAAACTAACCTGTAATTGAAGGGACACAATGTTTCACTTTTAAATTAggcaaagtttttaaaatttaaaatatatgtatagcATACTGTATTTCAGATATCATGGCAAAAAGTGGAACTTTCCTTACAAATTCCCTTGAAGAGCGAGTATCAATTTCAAACAAATGCATGCACAGAGAGTCAAGTTCTTTCAGTTACGTGGACAGACAGGACATTCCGAGTGTTTACACGCGCACATAATCTGATAACCCAGTTAGTTAAGGCTGACACCTGGTTTCTTAAATTTCTGAATTTACAAGCACAAGTCattttctggagttctcctttgtcaaaacgcTCTGACACTGGGGCTGAGGACCTGGTCTGTGTGCTTCTTGACTTACACAAAGTGCTTCTGGAATAACaacgcaggtatttttacttcaataagataagTACCGTGttaggttatttgttactttaaaaactaaCTGGACCACGCaatgcatgttacttttaatgtgttaccctactgctcttgagattgtgttTGGGCGTTTAGCACTATACGGTCAGCTCATCAACATACTGTGAATTCTGCTGAAATAGTgagagattatttcagccaggagaaggaataatgcattCACTCCCAaatatttgcctctggaaatgtattttgtggatgcttctaccCGTGGCTACTGGAAATATTTGCTTCACATGTGCAGGCTAACAGAGTGTAACGGACATATGCAGACTACAAAgtccttaacagtaacccagttctgggtttacatggccacataattggGTTATTTGCAGAAAATCCTACTCCTGTTAACCTGATTTCTATTACAAGAATACCCTGGCTATTGAAGTGCATGACAAAGACATTTAACGTTACATGTAAACACACCTGAAAATGCAAATTATTTATGTCATGAAGTTTACTgaacagtaaaaaattaaaaaaataaccatttatAATACAACACAAATGAGTGTCTGATCATTGCTTGGTCTAAGATAATCATAAAATGGCCtaaattatgaataaatgtgcatgcaaaaaaagttttgtttatagtttacagtatacagtaagcaAGGACTTTATTGAAATGAACCTTAAAAGAGCAGAAGCGCATCAGATGTGTTAGAAGATTGAAAAATCTTTATACTCTTTTACTCTTGTaaactttcacaaaatatttttataaaccttgtatatacagtacattacaataTTATCCTGATATATGGGTCATTACTTgataatttatgtattttaaactaTTAGCTATTGCAATTAAGTTCCAAAATATATTGCaatgttattcctttttttttttatttgactgaagTTAAAATTATATCTCTAATGTCAAAAATGTGCAAGTCCCTTACAACTAATATGAAAAACACTGAACTCAATTTGTACCCCCTAATTCTGCAGGTTCTAAATTTAGCACAGGCACAGTCCTTACTACATGAGCCCCCATGCTTGTATTTGGGGGAATCAAAAAAGTAAGacgtgcaatatttaaattttcatttgcacataaacaaatgtgcttttataatcCTTGGGGCTTCATAAATGCATGCTGCCATTAGAAAATACATGTTAATGATCTTCACATAACCTAAGTAAATTAAACTTTTCcaggaaaacaaaacacattttccaaatattgattaaaattcaattttaataaaCCATGAATGAGAAAAAATTCTTCAatgatttgcctttttttttttattttaaatttaaagtaattggtctttgctttccttttttatgCTTGTGGAGCTTTGTTGCTTCCTATCTAGAAGTGGGCAAATCAGAACCAGGACCAAACAAAGCATCTGAAGGAGCCTGCGAACACTGTACTTCACTGTGACGGGGTCTGCAGATAGAGCTGCACGATTCTCAGTTTCCTCTTTGTACCCTACCATATACTCTACACGTAATCACAGATACATCGGCAGCACATTTCTAGAATACAACTTtgatgggctttttttttttttttaaacataaattttTATTGTTTCCTTTAAAAACATCTGCCAATGTTACACAAAAATGTGAATATGGGATCTTGGATGTTCAGAACATATTGTAAACCAAGAACACAATTACTCCAGCTATACTGTTTGCAACTCAGATTCAAAGTGTCTACTGACTTAATCGAACTACACAATTACAGGTGCTACCATCTGGAAAGATGTTAACATCTTCTACACAAGTTATCGTTTTACTGAATACATCTTCCATTCAATAGGCAGAATAAAGCTTCATACTCCACCTACCTGTAGCATGGCCTTTTCGGGTCTGGGAACACGATGGCAAAACTGAAATGTGTGCCCTTTTTTCTAGCTTCTGGGTAAACTTCCTTAACTAAACTTGTCAGTTCTTTCAAAGTAGCATCCATCCTAAAAAGaggaggaggggaaaaaaaagctttgtgatacaaaaatacaaacataagCATATACAAATATTAACTGCTGCAATTTTAATATGACAATGCTGGCAAACTGACTTTTCCATATTAAGTTCTTACTTTCTTTTATAACACTGAGAACCAAAATGAACCCAAGTGCTTGCCTTAAATGTGGACACAGCATTTGTTCCAGGAATCTGTGCAGCAGTGCTAACATTTTCAGTGCCACTTGTGGCAAAGTAGAAGCAAAGCAACATACCAGTAAAATTAACTGCTTCTACTGTATGACAGAGGGCATGCTGGGAATGTTAACACTGCTGCACAGATTTCCACATGTCTAAACATGgcaaacacaaaaaagtaaatgcaatttcTGTTGCTTGTCCCAAGTCTACTGATTATACATGGCAACAAAAACTGTACACTATTCAACTGTCACCAAGTAAAACACACAATAGATCACATCATCTCCTAGATCAATTTTTCATAAAGAAtatagatttttaaattaaaatgagcaGAAATTGCATATGAATCAAAATTAAGTATTTTCCCCACTGAAGACATAATGGTGTGAAACTAGGTGTTCCAGAGCACACATCTCaaaagttccaaaagcacttacAGGACTGTATGATGACAACACTTTCAAAATTCCCTGGCTAGACACAAAAAGAGGtcagaagaatctttataaaatgaaagatttatttctAGAAAAAAATGATCTGTGAAGCTCCAAGGAGCACAAAGGAAATACAATACCTATAAAGGCAATTCAAAAAGCAAGCAAaatcccaatacacaatccaatggTGAAGgtcaaaaacagcaaaagttCAAAAATCTTAGGGGGTTGGGTGTCCCCATCTCTCAGGGGACCATTCACAAAGCACATGGGACTTAACCAAGACACTGTAcaaaagaatgaacaaaagaaacattatagtaacattaacaaaaaggacataaaacaagcaTTGGTACCCTGGCTGAAGTATAACACATAAATGGCATTTTGTTATCAAAAGTCAAACATGAACTTAGTATTAGGcataaagaaacagaaattaaatattttttcaaactaAGTGTGCTAAAAACAAACCTCCAGGCATAATTGAAGTTTACCTGTAATGCTTAATCTTTACCAGCTGTTCACATCAAACAGCTATCCAGAGAAATtctttcattgcttatataggagacATGAGAccccagcaaacaatcgactgCAACCTGACACAAAACCCCACATCCCACCTGGCATCAGGGGTATCAGTAGGTACAGCACATATCCTGCCCAGAGCAGGCATCAAAGTAGCACACAAGCCTACAAACACACTACACACTGCAAACtgtcctttttaatgctaaaagcaaGAAATCTGCAGCAGAAATAAGAAACAGGGTTTACAGCATActatgcagtggtagtgctgctgctttgcagtaaggagactgtggaagattgtgggttcgcttcccggttcctccctgtgtggatagcgctttgagtactgagaaaagcgctatatacagtggtgtgaaaaactatttgcccccttcctgatttcttattcttttgcatgtttgtcacacaaaatgtttctgatcatcaaacacatttaaccattagtcaaatataacaaaagtaaacacaaaatgcagtttgtaaatggtggtttttattatttagggagaaaaaaaaatccaaacctacatggccctgtgtgaaaaagtaattgccccctgaacctaataactggttgggccacccttagcagcaataactgcaatcaagcgtttgcgataacttgcaatgaatcttttacagcgctctggaggaattttggcccactcatctttgcaaaattgttgtaattcagctttatttgagggttttctagcatgaacggcctttttaaggtcatgccatagcatctcaattggattcaggtcaggactttgactaggccactccaaagtcttcattttgtttttcttcagccattcagaggtggatttgctggtgtgttttgggtcattgtcctgttgcagcacccaagatcgcttcagcttgagttgacaaacagatggccgggcATTaaccttcaggattttttggtagacagtagaattcatggttccatctatcacagcaagccttccaggtcctgaagcagcaaaacaaccccagaccatcacactaccaccaccatattttactgttggtatgatgttctttttctgaaatgctgtgttccttttacaccagatgtaacgggacatttgccttccaaaagttcaacttttgtctcatcagtccacaaggtattttctcaaaagtcttggcaatcattgagatgtttcttagcaaaattgagacgagccctaatgttctttttgcttaacagtggtttgcgtcttggacatctgccatgcaggccgtttttgcccagtctctttcttatggtggagtcgtgaacactgaccttaattgaggcaagtgaggcctgcagttctttagacgttgtcctggggtcttttgtgacctctcggatgagtcgtctctgcgctcttggggtaattttggtcggccggccactcctgggaaggttcaccactgttccatgtttttgccatttgtggataatggctctcactgtggttcgctggagtcccaaagctttagaaatggctttataacctttaccagactgatagatctcaattacttctgttctcatttgttcctgaatttctttggatcttggcatgatgtctagcttttgaggtgcttttggtctacttctctgtgtcaggcagctcctatttaagtgatttcttgattgaaacaggtgtggcagtaatcaggcctgggggtggctacggaaattgaactcaggtgtgatacaccacagttaggttattttttaacaagggggcaattactttttcacacatggacatgtaggtttggattttttttctccctaaataataaaaaccatcatttaaaaactgcattttgtgtttacttgtgttatatttgactaatggttaaatgtgtttgatgatcagaaacattttgtgtgacaaacatgcaaaagaataagaaatcaggaagggggcaaatagtttttcacaccactgtaaatgtaatgaattattattattattattatgtaattcaTGTCCAGTGGTATACACGGGACAAACGTTAAAACCACTTGCCACACAGAAAACATTATAATGCAGTCAGAAGAAAAGGCCCACAGCCTCCGATTTACACATATACAAGTTTGACATCATAAATGGGAGATATATAAATTTAATCAAAGGAGTTAAATATGAGTTGGAATATGTTGTAACCTATGTCATTCCATGGAAACTATAAAAATCGAAGAATGCTTAATAATAAACCAAACACACTGGCACCACTTTTAGGAGGGTGGAATCATCCATGTCACCAATGTGCATTACAAGACAATGTAGAGAATGGTGCAACACGGGGACTAAATGTTCTTATGGAGTGTATCTATGGTGTATCCTGGATAATGGCGAAATTAAAGGGCCaatacaattttgtttccttCTCAAATGcacttaattcaatttagggtcacaAAGGCCAACTCCTAACCCaacagcacaggacacaaggcaggaaacaaaatggGATAGAGTGCCAGTCCAACAAAGGTCCGCTAATAAATTGTAAGACTAAAAATCAATATAGTACAGTGTGCATTCCGTTTTGTTTTGAGAAAAGTAACTAGAAAGTAAACCTTCATAAAGGTAGTTTGACTGGATACATTGGTACaactatgaaaaaaaataatgtcacaaACCCAAAGGAAAACCGCTGTAATGGTAAAAACGGTATTTGATTTGTTAGTTGTCTTATTTAGACTTCATCTTCATTTTTGTGTACTGTTAGGAAACAAATGTGTAATTTTGGTTGACTTCTCACTACCTTTTaggaaacaaaaaatagaagTCCAATTCAAAAACCCATGCTCAACTTTTTCATTTACATATGTATACCGTATATACACttgtattgtatgtgtgtatacacacacacactaaatttttaaacaaattttgatATGGCGATAACCGATGGTTATTTCTAACAAGAAGCGTCTAAACCCACCACAGCTCTGAAGCTTCTCGATTATATATGAAGCCAAACGCTGTGCCGAGAAGCAAGTGTTCTTCaaatcacttcccacattaagtCCTCTAGTAGtgctttcactttttttgtaCTTGCATTCTACAATCTCATGGATCTACTGGCTTTAGATAGGCTACAATAAGAGAATATATACGGCTAAAAACGGTTCaactacttttaattaaaatgtttgactGGACTTTTTACCAAATTAAACACCCATTATTTGTCAGATGGAATTTAAAGTTTCCGTTTCAgcgcatatttaaatatacttaccaGGTGTAGATCTGTAACTCGTTAGTTGGAACGTTTCCTCTGGAAAATTCATCTACCCTGTGATGCCGACCATTATTTGTGGTAAATACTCGTAATAAGAGCGGGCAAGtctattggggaaaaaaatagaatCGTAAATCgaaaacaaacttcaaaaagcaaataaaatggttTATCCCAAAGTCATTCCACACAGTGTGCAAACATCGGTATCAATGCGATTTTAGCTCCGTTTCACCACTTTAAACTACAGAGGCAAACGTGGTTAACATGCAAGTACGAAAAACCGAGGGAAAATAGCGTTCATATCACCTTTTCTCTGTCGATTggcttttccggttctttctttatttcctccTGGGTCACACGGGATTCTACTGCCATTTTTTCCATAAAGAATGCCTTTTTTGCAAACAAATAACAAACGTTAATTAGTACTCAGTTACTGAGTTATACGACCAACCGCCCAagatgcacttccaggtcactGCATTGTTACACCGGATGTAGCTATGACGTAGTTATTAGCGCGAGAATACAGCACAGCGTTGGACATGTGATGGGTCCTAACGAGAGGGTCAAAGGGGTTTATGTGTCGTGTACATTAAGCTATTTCTGTTTCTAAGAAACTGGGTTGCTGTATGATATAATAAGACCAGTAAATAGGCAACACGTTACAGTCTTATTAGAACGAGAAGTAAAAAAGGGCTAGCTGTTGCCTTTGGAATTACTGTTTAAAGTTACGTGATTAGTATAGTGTCGATTATGGATGCGGGAGATGtgcttttgtgaaaaaaaaaagtaattgtgaagaagatcgaatatattgttcagtaGAATAATCAAGAGGAAATCGGCAATGGTCTGATGAAATGTTATAACCTCAGATTATGAAATGTTTCTTTAGGTCGGCAGGCTAAGTGGTTGGCTTTTGTGCTGCACATGACGGCTAGAATTGCAGAGTTTGAAGACGTTGTGTACATAGTGATGAACTGATCTGACTTGGTTCTGTCAAGTTAATGGCTTCAACATAATGGGcgattttttaaaaagattttggcCTCCTAAAGTTAAGCAccaaaatggatgaagaaaagtgtGAGAAGAATATGTGGTCATCTGCTACAAAAGTAAAACGCCGAGGTTATAAACGTCATAATACTCAACTCTTTCAAAATTAGTACATGGTTGTAAAACCTAACCAAACTAATATGAGTGCTTTTGAACTGCACAGTTGTCAAACTGACAAAATGGGATACAAAAACGTTTTACACCAGATTAAACCTTGTTGCAGTCTAGAAAAGACCGCGGAGAAGCCACAAATAAAGTAGTTTAGTTGGTTCGTGAGAAAATAAGGGTTATTAGAGAATTAGTGGATGTTTGCAAAAGTATTAGAAGATGATTGGGAAAGAAAAGCTCAAAAAACGGTGAACTGCTAGTCCAAGAGCTGAAAGGTATTCCAGATAGAAAAGCATGGAGAGCTATTGTCCACTAAGACACATTCTTTCATCAACCCatccaaagtcaaagtgaactttattgtcatcccaaccatatacagatagacgaaatcgcgaagctcagggtccacagtgtaacaacatgaagtgcaaataataaaaatacaagtaaaattttaaattaaaacacaaacgagacaaaacaaagaagcagctatattgatgtgtagttagcaatatgaacattgatgcaatgtatggtatttgcaatctagatacatacatagatagatagatactttattaatcccaaggggaaattcacatactccagcagcagtatactgatacaaaaacaatattaaattaaagagtaataaaaatgtaggtaaaaacagacaataactttgaataatgttaacgtttatccccacgggtggaattgagTCGaatagtttaggggaggaacgatctagTCAATAGATATGcaatataatgaataaataatagatatagataatacagaaattatcagtgtatgataatagttgtttaagacacgtgtaaacaatgacaggtcagaatgtttcacagcagaaagaTATCAAGAGTATCCATTCCCTAAACTGCATTTTTCCAATGCAGAATCTCAGGACGCCTGAGGTAGGATGCCATTGCAGATTATATAGTTACGTTACGCAGAGTTGATCCTGCAGGATCTGCAGGCCTTTGGTCAAGCATTATTAATTAGTTTTTTCAAGGCAACCTACAACACTTGAGATGCAattagtttaatttcttttgtttttccaattggagcagaggcagaTTGAAGTGACTTAATGATTGCACAGTGTCAGAAGCAGGTGTTTAACCCACAACTTAAGGGTATGAcggccaaagccttaaccagtacacGGTAATATTTAATACAAAGTGTTGCATATTAATCActactgtaaaaatgttttattaccacaGTACTAGTAGATAACATGCAGATTACAACTAGTGTGTCCAGATGTTTTTGAACTGACTATTCAATATGCAACCGGATCCCACCTAGGTGACATAATATTCCACTTATTGTACTTTATTGTAATTACCCCTGGCCAGTGGCTTTAAagaatttgtttatgtatttttgttttctccttggCGATTGTGAAGAGAGCGATTTTAATATGAATAGCAGGTATTATGGCATTTTTAGAAGTTTGTACATTGAGCCATCCTGCTCAAAACTGAGACATCTGGTGGCTTACGTTATAACTCCCATTGGAAAGCATCAATCCGCACACCCACCCTCACTGATTCGGAGTCATTTCAGAAATACCACAAAAGAAAGCAATGTAACTAAAACTTTTGTCAGTGACATAACACTATAATTGGTGATGTGTCAATCCAAACTCAGTGACAAAGTGTTCTTTACATTATTGTACAGTTGTTGCCTGAGAAAACAGACTATTTTATCATCACTGTTTCTGTAGGATTTGTATGTCCTCTAGTGCTGACTAAGTCACATATTCTAATGTATATGTCATCAGGGTGCAAGCCAAATGCCATACGGACATAGGGGGAATG comes from the Erpetoichthys calabaricus chromosome 4, fErpCal1.3, whole genome shotgun sequence genome and includes:
- the sap18 gene encoding histone deacetylase complex subunit SAP18 — encoded protein: MEKMAVESRVTQEEIKKEPEKPIDREKTCPLLLRVFTTNNGRHHRVDEFSRGNVPTNELQIYTWMDATLKELTSLVKEVYPEARKKGTHFSFAIVFPDPKRPCYRVKEIGSTISGRKGTDDSMTLQSQRFQIGDYLDIAITLPNRAPPPPGRIRPY